One genomic segment of Thunnus albacares chromosome 18, fThuAlb1.1, whole genome shotgun sequence includes these proteins:
- the sbno1 gene encoding protein strawberry notch homolog 1 isoform X1 — protein MWKANLSLTCCYRFHAASLEILTRFNVNAPPANIQRKVNKTTTTKRQMDPGQDLLLTALSESGICPNDIGLFDVDSQDVAQPSTTQQSISISALDAGLGTESVDAVRTEPPAPVPIVTIRHKPQPSTTTFVLNQLNQLPSLGATVTKQSVTNPIKHTITVTKVVHVANAALRGSPTPSTTSIPPSVSTVVPSNREIQLKDLLRTGNVRSTGLKGNSLMELMKLKPPPDITTPVATATATGQGEMNNGIKKEVLGKDAARIWINDDIKMHNFSHALKLPGMKEEEEPEEEEEEELGHAETYAEYMPMKLKVGLRHPDPVVETSSLSSVNPPDVWYRLSIPEEVIDRGSLSALQLEAITYAAQQHETFLPSGDRAAYLIGDGAGVGKGRTIAGVIYENYLLGRKRSLWFSVSNDLKYDAERDLRDIGAKNIQVHSLNKFKYGKISSKHNGSVKKGVIFATYSSLIGESQSGGKYKTRFQQLLHWCGEDFDGVIVYDECHKAKNVCPIGSSKPTKTGLAVLELQNKLPKARVVYASATGASEPRNMAYMNRLGIWGHKTPFREFGNFIQAVERRGVGAMEIVAMDMKLRGMYIARQLSFTGVTFKIEEVPLTQKYIYMYNKSVRLWVSAREKFQQAANLMDAEQRMKKSMWGQFWSAHQRFFKYLCIASKVRRVVQLAREEVQNGKCVVIGLQSTGEARTLEALEEGGGELNDFVSTAKGVLQSLIEKHFPAPDRQKLYSLLGIDLSAKKTPSPSETPAEPEQKGKKRKGSEVKKKPKKKPRKHGGLSGTSSEDSQSEESDRESGKDSDDSFKSVSSADEDDDFNPFRDESDDDEEDDPWLIRKEPKKGKEKKKKKKRRKSIDPDSIQSALLASGLGSTRPAFTAPVNPPSAPAAVKAESQDSCLTSQDAVEHAQKMKKDLLEKLEELAEDLPPNTLDELIDELGGPDNVAEMTGRKGRVVSNDDGSITYESRSELDVPVEILNLTEKQRFMDGEKNIAIISEAASSGISLQADRRVKNQRRRVHMTLELPWSADRAIQQFGRTHRSNQVTAPEYVFLISELAGEQRFASIVAKRLESLGALTHGDRRATETRDLSRFNFDNKYGRNALEIVMKSIVKLDAPLVSPPSNFKGDFFKEIQSGLIGVGLINVEDRSGTLSLDKDYNNIGKFLNRILGMEVQQQNALFQYFSDTLAAVIQEAKKNGRYDMGILDLGSGDEKVKKVDCRKFLTPGYTTSGHVELFTVSVERGMSWEDATHAWAEQNGPDDGFYVQMRNNKKTAILVKEVNTKKRLFLVYRPNTGRQLKLETYADIKKRFKKVLSEDAKQHWTDQYKLSAKICSHAFWRGNCKKAAVGLPCEIGLRCRTYYVLCGSVLSVWNELEEVLTPVSGTNVKVQIVRLRTEDGQRIVGLIIPANCVSPLINKLSTSDQSQQLAVQEQQKRQQLHPQSFSHAPNT, from the exons TATCGGTCTATTTGATGTTGATTCTCAGGATGTTGCGCAGCCCTCTACAACCCAGCAA TCTATCTCCATCAGTGCCCTGGATGCTGGTTTGGGGACAGAGTCAGTGGACGCTGTTCGAACTGAGCCTCCAGCTCCGGTCCCTATAGTTACTATCAGG CACAAACCTCAGCCATCAACCACCACATTTGTCTTAAATCAGCTGAATCAGTTGCCGTCATTAGGAGCTACCGTGACCAAACAGTCAGTTACAAACCCAATCAAACACACCATAACCGTCACCAAGGTGGTCCATGTTGCTAACGCAGCCCTGCGAGGTTCACCGACCCCCTCGACTACAAGTATCCCTCCTTCAGTGTCCACAGTTGTGCCTTCTAACAGAGAG ATTCAGTTGAAAGACCTCCTTAGGACGGGCAATGTGAGGAGCACTGGCCTAAAGGGCAACAGTCTGATGGAGCTCATGAAGCTAAAGCCTCCACCTGACATTACTACACCGGTAGCAACGGCAACAGCCACCGGTCAGG gtgaAATGAATAATGGAATCAAGAAGGAGGTTTTGGGTAAAGATGCTGCCAGAATCTGGATTAATGACGACATTAAAATGCACAACTTTTCACATGCTCTG AAACTACCagggatgaaggaggaggaagagcctgaggaggaggaggaagaagagttGGGTCACGCAGAGACTTATGCAGAGTACATGCCGATGAAAC TAAAGGTCGGCCTGCGGCATCCTGATCCAGTGGTGGAGACCAGTTCCCTGTCCAGCGTCAACCCTCCAGATGTTTGGTACAGACTGTCCATCCCAGAAGAAGTCATCGATCGCGGCTCCCTGTCTGCTCTGCAGCTGGAAGCCATCACATACGCCGCTCAG CAACATGAGACATTCCTCCCCAGCGGTGATCGAGCTGCGTATTTGATCGGTGATGGAGCTGGTGTGGGGAAAGGCCGGACGATCGCAGGGGTCATCTATGAGAATTATCTTTTAGGCAGGAAGAGATCACTTTG GTTTAGTGTCTCCAATGACTTGAAGTATGATGCTGAAAGGGATTTAAGGGATATAGGAGCCAAGAACATCCAGGTTCATTCACTGAACAAG ttCAAATATGGCAAAATCTCCTCAAAACACAATGGGAGCGTGAAGAAAGGTGTGATCTTCGCCACTTACTCCTCCTTGATAGGAGAGAGCCAATCAGGAGGGAAGTACAAGACCAGATTTCAACAGCTTCTCCACTGGTGTGGCGAGGACTTTGACGGAGTT ATTGTATATGACGAATGTCATAAAGCCAAAAACGTATGTCCGATCGGATCATCCAAGCCTACAAAAACTGGGCTCGCAGTGTTGGAACTGCAGAACAAACTCCCCAAGGCTCGTGTTGTGTACGCCAGCGCTACAG GTGCGTCTGAACCCCGAAACATGGCTTATATGAACCGGTTGGGCATCTGGGGACATAAAACACCCTTCAGAGAGTTTGGCAACTTTATCCAAGCTGTTGAACGCAG aggCGTCGGCGCCATGGAGATTGTTGCTATGGACATGAAACTGAGGGGGATGTACATTGCGAGGCAGTTGAGTTTTACAGGTGTCACTTTCAAGATTGAGGAAGTTCCTCTGACgcagaaatacatttacatgtataaCAAATCCGTGAGGCTG TGGGTGAGTGCACGTGAGAAATTCCAGCAGGCTGCGAACCTGATGGATGCAGAGCAACGCATGAAGAAGTCCATGTGGGGCCAGTTCTGGTCCGCTCACCAGAGGTTCTTCAAATACCTTTGCATCGCATCCAAAGTCCGCAGGGTGGTCCAGCTGGCCAGAGAGGAGGTCCAGAATGGAAAG tgtGTGGTGATCGGTCTTCAGTCCACCGGAGAAGCAAGAACACTGGAGGCCttggaggaaggaggaggagaactcAATGACTTCGTGTCAACTGCAAA AGGTGTGCTGCAGTCCCTGATTGAGAAGCATTTCCCAGCTCCTGACCGACAGAAGCTTTACAGCCTGCTAGGTATTGACCTCTCAGCGAAGAAGACCCCTTCCCCCAGCGAGACCCCAGCAGAACCTGAACAGAAGGGCAAGAAAAGGAAAG GTTCGGAGGTCAAAAAGAAGCCCAAAAAGAAGCCTCGCAAGCACGGCGGTCTGTCGGGAACCAGCTCGGAGGACAGCCAGTCGGAGGAGTCGGACAGAGAGTCCGGTAAAGACAGCGACGACAGCTTCAAATCTGTCAGCTCGGCGGATGAAGACGACGATTTCAACCCATTCAGAGACGAGTCTGATGACGACGAGGAAGATG ATCCGTGGCTCATCAGAAAGGAACcaaagaaagggaaagagaagaagaagaagaaaaagcgAAGGAAGAGTATCGATCCAGACTCCATTCAAAGTGCCTTGTTAGCCTCAGGGCTGGGCTCCACCAGGCCTGCTTTCACTGCCCCCGTCAACCCTCCCAGTGCGCCTGCCGCAG TTAAGGCAGAGAGTCAGGATAGCTGCCTAACAAGTCAGGACGCAGTGGAACATGCccagaaaatgaagaaagatCTGCTGGAAAAACTGGAGGAGCTAGCCGAGGATCTACCTCCCAACACTCTGGATGAGCTAATAGATGAACTGGGAGGACCTGACAATGTAGCCGAG ATGACGGGCCGTAAAGGTCGTGTGGTCAGTAATGACGACGGCAGCATCACCTATGAATCTCGCTCTGAGCTGGATGTCCCGGTGGAAATCCTCAAcctcacagagaaacaaagattCATGGATGGAGAGAAG AACATCGCCATCATCTCGGAAGCCGCCAGCTCGGGTATATCCCTGCAGGCCGACCGCAGGGTGAAGAACCAGCGGCGGAGAGTCCACATGACGCTGGAGCTGCCGTGGAGCGCAGACAGAGCTATACAGCAGTTCG GGAGAACTCACAGGTCAAACCAGGTCACGGCTCCAGAATATGTCTTCCTCATATCGGAGCTCGCAGGAGAGCAAAGATTTGCATCCATTGTTGCCAAAAGACTTGAAAGCTTG GGCGCTCTCACTCACGGAGACAGAAGAGCAACAGAAACTCGAGATCTCAGCAGGTTTAATTTTGACAACAAA TACGGCAGAAACGCTCTGGAAATTGTGATGAAATCAATCGTGAAGCTCGACGCTCCGCTGGTGTCGCCGCCCTCAAACTTTAAAGGGGATTTCTTCAAAG aaaTCCAAAGTGGATTAATAGGTGTCGGCCTCATAAACGTGGAGGACAGATCTGGCACGCTGTCGCTGGAcaaag ACTACAACAACATCGGGAAGTTCCTGAACCGTATTTTAGGGATGGAGGTCCAGCAGCAGAACGCCTTGTTCCAGTACTTTTCTGACACACTGGCAGCAGTCATTCAGGAAGCCAAGAAGAACGGCAGATATGACATGGGCATTCTCG ATCTGGGCTCCGGTGACGAGAAGGTGAAGAAGGTGGACTGCAGGAAATTCCTAACACCAGGCTACACCACATCTGGACACGTTGAACTCTTCACA GTTAGTGTGGAGAGAGGAATGTCCTGGGAAGATGCCACGCATGCTTGGGCGGAACAGAACGGACCAGATGATGGCTTCTATGTACAG atgaggaacaacaagaaaacagcCATACTGGTCAAAGAGGTGAACACCAAGAAGAGGCTGTTCCTGGTGTACAGACCCAACACCGGCAGACAGCTCAAACTGGAGACGTACGCAGACATCAAGAAGAggtttaaaaag GTCTTGTCAGAAGACGCCAAGCAGCACTGGACGGACCAGTACAAGCTGTCAGCAAAGATCTGCTCTCATGCATTCTG GCGGGGTAACTGTAAGAAAGCGGCGGTGGGGCTACCGTGCGAGATCGGTCTCCGGTGTCGGACGTACTACGTCCTGTGCGGCTCGGTGCTCAGCGTGTGGAACGAGCTGGAGGAAGTGCTCACCCCCGTCAGCGGAACCAACGTAAAGGTGCAGATCGTCCGTCTCAGAACAGAAGACGGTCAGAGGATAGTTG gaCTGATCATTCCAGCGAACTGCGTGTCTCCGTTAATTAACAAGCTCTCCACGTCGGACCAGAGCCAGCAGCTGGCTGTGCAGGAGCAACAGAAGAGGCAACAGCTGCACCCCCAAAGTTTCAGTCACGCACCCAACACATAG
- the LOC122968359 gene encoding cyclin-dependent kinase 2-associated protein 1, translating into MSLGMSYKPNVHQHIPGTSGNQVGNLQSPSAANLATLQSYRPLLSDYGPPSLGFSQGSTGSQVPQNKYAELLAIIEELGKEIRPTYAGSKSAMERLKRGIIHARGLVRECLAETERNARS; encoded by the exons aTGTCTCTGGGAATGTCTTACAAACCCAACGTCCATCAGCACATTCCGGGAACTTCTGGGAACCAGG TTGGAAACCTCCAGTCTCCCTCAGCAGCCAACTTGGCCACGTTGCAGTCCTACAGGCCCCTTCTGAGCGACTATGGACCTCCATCTCTGGGATTCTCACAG GGCTCCACCGGGAGCCAAGTGCCTCAGAACAAATATGCAGAGCTGCTGGCCATCATCGAAGAGCTGGGAAAGGAGATCAGGCCCACATATGCTGGAAGTAAGAGCGCAATGGAGAGACTGAAAAGAG GAATAATCCACGCCAGAGGGCTGGTGCGTGAATGCTTGGCTGAGACCGAGAGAAACGCGAGGTCCTAG
- the sbno1 gene encoding protein strawberry notch homolog 1 isoform X2 — MDPGQDLLLTALSESGICPNDIGLFDVDSQDVAQPSTTQQSISISALDAGLGTESVDAVRTEPPAPVPIVTIRHKPQPSTTTFVLNQLNQLPSLGATVTKQSVTNPIKHTITVTKVVHVANAALRGSPTPSTTSIPPSVSTVVPSNREIQLKDLLRTGNVRSTGLKGNSLMELMKLKPPPDITTPVATATATGQGEMNNGIKKEVLGKDAARIWINDDIKMHNFSHALKLPGMKEEEEPEEEEEEELGHAETYAEYMPMKLKVGLRHPDPVVETSSLSSVNPPDVWYRLSIPEEVIDRGSLSALQLEAITYAAQQHETFLPSGDRAAYLIGDGAGVGKGRTIAGVIYENYLLGRKRSLWFSVSNDLKYDAERDLRDIGAKNIQVHSLNKFKYGKISSKHNGSVKKGVIFATYSSLIGESQSGGKYKTRFQQLLHWCGEDFDGVIVYDECHKAKNVCPIGSSKPTKTGLAVLELQNKLPKARVVYASATGASEPRNMAYMNRLGIWGHKTPFREFGNFIQAVERRGVGAMEIVAMDMKLRGMYIARQLSFTGVTFKIEEVPLTQKYIYMYNKSVRLWVSAREKFQQAANLMDAEQRMKKSMWGQFWSAHQRFFKYLCIASKVRRVVQLAREEVQNGKCVVIGLQSTGEARTLEALEEGGGELNDFVSTAKGVLQSLIEKHFPAPDRQKLYSLLGIDLSAKKTPSPSETPAEPEQKGKKRKGSEVKKKPKKKPRKHGGLSGTSSEDSQSEESDRESGKDSDDSFKSVSSADEDDDFNPFRDESDDDEEDDPWLIRKEPKKGKEKKKKKKRRKSIDPDSIQSALLASGLGSTRPAFTAPVNPPSAPAAVKAESQDSCLTSQDAVEHAQKMKKDLLEKLEELAEDLPPNTLDELIDELGGPDNVAEMTGRKGRVVSNDDGSITYESRSELDVPVEILNLTEKQRFMDGEKNIAIISEAASSGISLQADRRVKNQRRRVHMTLELPWSADRAIQQFGRTHRSNQVTAPEYVFLISELAGEQRFASIVAKRLESLGALTHGDRRATETRDLSRFNFDNKYGRNALEIVMKSIVKLDAPLVSPPSNFKGDFFKEIQSGLIGVGLINVEDRSGTLSLDKDYNNIGKFLNRILGMEVQQQNALFQYFSDTLAAVIQEAKKNGRYDMGILDLGSGDEKVKKVDCRKFLTPGYTTSGHVELFTVSVERGMSWEDATHAWAEQNGPDDGFYVQMRNNKKTAILVKEVNTKKRLFLVYRPNTGRQLKLETYADIKKRFKKVLSEDAKQHWTDQYKLSAKICSHAFWRGNCKKAAVGLPCEIGLRCRTYYVLCGSVLSVWNELEEVLTPVSGTNVKVQIVRLRTEDGQRIVGLIIPANCVSPLINKLSTSDQSQQLAVQEQQKRQQLHPQSFSHAPNT, encoded by the exons TATCGGTCTATTTGATGTTGATTCTCAGGATGTTGCGCAGCCCTCTACAACCCAGCAA TCTATCTCCATCAGTGCCCTGGATGCTGGTTTGGGGACAGAGTCAGTGGACGCTGTTCGAACTGAGCCTCCAGCTCCGGTCCCTATAGTTACTATCAGG CACAAACCTCAGCCATCAACCACCACATTTGTCTTAAATCAGCTGAATCAGTTGCCGTCATTAGGAGCTACCGTGACCAAACAGTCAGTTACAAACCCAATCAAACACACCATAACCGTCACCAAGGTGGTCCATGTTGCTAACGCAGCCCTGCGAGGTTCACCGACCCCCTCGACTACAAGTATCCCTCCTTCAGTGTCCACAGTTGTGCCTTCTAACAGAGAG ATTCAGTTGAAAGACCTCCTTAGGACGGGCAATGTGAGGAGCACTGGCCTAAAGGGCAACAGTCTGATGGAGCTCATGAAGCTAAAGCCTCCACCTGACATTACTACACCGGTAGCAACGGCAACAGCCACCGGTCAGG gtgaAATGAATAATGGAATCAAGAAGGAGGTTTTGGGTAAAGATGCTGCCAGAATCTGGATTAATGACGACATTAAAATGCACAACTTTTCACATGCTCTG AAACTACCagggatgaaggaggaggaagagcctgaggaggaggaggaagaagagttGGGTCACGCAGAGACTTATGCAGAGTACATGCCGATGAAAC TAAAGGTCGGCCTGCGGCATCCTGATCCAGTGGTGGAGACCAGTTCCCTGTCCAGCGTCAACCCTCCAGATGTTTGGTACAGACTGTCCATCCCAGAAGAAGTCATCGATCGCGGCTCCCTGTCTGCTCTGCAGCTGGAAGCCATCACATACGCCGCTCAG CAACATGAGACATTCCTCCCCAGCGGTGATCGAGCTGCGTATTTGATCGGTGATGGAGCTGGTGTGGGGAAAGGCCGGACGATCGCAGGGGTCATCTATGAGAATTATCTTTTAGGCAGGAAGAGATCACTTTG GTTTAGTGTCTCCAATGACTTGAAGTATGATGCTGAAAGGGATTTAAGGGATATAGGAGCCAAGAACATCCAGGTTCATTCACTGAACAAG ttCAAATATGGCAAAATCTCCTCAAAACACAATGGGAGCGTGAAGAAAGGTGTGATCTTCGCCACTTACTCCTCCTTGATAGGAGAGAGCCAATCAGGAGGGAAGTACAAGACCAGATTTCAACAGCTTCTCCACTGGTGTGGCGAGGACTTTGACGGAGTT ATTGTATATGACGAATGTCATAAAGCCAAAAACGTATGTCCGATCGGATCATCCAAGCCTACAAAAACTGGGCTCGCAGTGTTGGAACTGCAGAACAAACTCCCCAAGGCTCGTGTTGTGTACGCCAGCGCTACAG GTGCGTCTGAACCCCGAAACATGGCTTATATGAACCGGTTGGGCATCTGGGGACATAAAACACCCTTCAGAGAGTTTGGCAACTTTATCCAAGCTGTTGAACGCAG aggCGTCGGCGCCATGGAGATTGTTGCTATGGACATGAAACTGAGGGGGATGTACATTGCGAGGCAGTTGAGTTTTACAGGTGTCACTTTCAAGATTGAGGAAGTTCCTCTGACgcagaaatacatttacatgtataaCAAATCCGTGAGGCTG TGGGTGAGTGCACGTGAGAAATTCCAGCAGGCTGCGAACCTGATGGATGCAGAGCAACGCATGAAGAAGTCCATGTGGGGCCAGTTCTGGTCCGCTCACCAGAGGTTCTTCAAATACCTTTGCATCGCATCCAAAGTCCGCAGGGTGGTCCAGCTGGCCAGAGAGGAGGTCCAGAATGGAAAG tgtGTGGTGATCGGTCTTCAGTCCACCGGAGAAGCAAGAACACTGGAGGCCttggaggaaggaggaggagaactcAATGACTTCGTGTCAACTGCAAA AGGTGTGCTGCAGTCCCTGATTGAGAAGCATTTCCCAGCTCCTGACCGACAGAAGCTTTACAGCCTGCTAGGTATTGACCTCTCAGCGAAGAAGACCCCTTCCCCCAGCGAGACCCCAGCAGAACCTGAACAGAAGGGCAAGAAAAGGAAAG GTTCGGAGGTCAAAAAGAAGCCCAAAAAGAAGCCTCGCAAGCACGGCGGTCTGTCGGGAACCAGCTCGGAGGACAGCCAGTCGGAGGAGTCGGACAGAGAGTCCGGTAAAGACAGCGACGACAGCTTCAAATCTGTCAGCTCGGCGGATGAAGACGACGATTTCAACCCATTCAGAGACGAGTCTGATGACGACGAGGAAGATG ATCCGTGGCTCATCAGAAAGGAACcaaagaaagggaaagagaagaagaagaagaaaaagcgAAGGAAGAGTATCGATCCAGACTCCATTCAAAGTGCCTTGTTAGCCTCAGGGCTGGGCTCCACCAGGCCTGCTTTCACTGCCCCCGTCAACCCTCCCAGTGCGCCTGCCGCAG TTAAGGCAGAGAGTCAGGATAGCTGCCTAACAAGTCAGGACGCAGTGGAACATGCccagaaaatgaagaaagatCTGCTGGAAAAACTGGAGGAGCTAGCCGAGGATCTACCTCCCAACACTCTGGATGAGCTAATAGATGAACTGGGAGGACCTGACAATGTAGCCGAG ATGACGGGCCGTAAAGGTCGTGTGGTCAGTAATGACGACGGCAGCATCACCTATGAATCTCGCTCTGAGCTGGATGTCCCGGTGGAAATCCTCAAcctcacagagaaacaaagattCATGGATGGAGAGAAG AACATCGCCATCATCTCGGAAGCCGCCAGCTCGGGTATATCCCTGCAGGCCGACCGCAGGGTGAAGAACCAGCGGCGGAGAGTCCACATGACGCTGGAGCTGCCGTGGAGCGCAGACAGAGCTATACAGCAGTTCG GGAGAACTCACAGGTCAAACCAGGTCACGGCTCCAGAATATGTCTTCCTCATATCGGAGCTCGCAGGAGAGCAAAGATTTGCATCCATTGTTGCCAAAAGACTTGAAAGCTTG GGCGCTCTCACTCACGGAGACAGAAGAGCAACAGAAACTCGAGATCTCAGCAGGTTTAATTTTGACAACAAA TACGGCAGAAACGCTCTGGAAATTGTGATGAAATCAATCGTGAAGCTCGACGCTCCGCTGGTGTCGCCGCCCTCAAACTTTAAAGGGGATTTCTTCAAAG aaaTCCAAAGTGGATTAATAGGTGTCGGCCTCATAAACGTGGAGGACAGATCTGGCACGCTGTCGCTGGAcaaag ACTACAACAACATCGGGAAGTTCCTGAACCGTATTTTAGGGATGGAGGTCCAGCAGCAGAACGCCTTGTTCCAGTACTTTTCTGACACACTGGCAGCAGTCATTCAGGAAGCCAAGAAGAACGGCAGATATGACATGGGCATTCTCG ATCTGGGCTCCGGTGACGAGAAGGTGAAGAAGGTGGACTGCAGGAAATTCCTAACACCAGGCTACACCACATCTGGACACGTTGAACTCTTCACA GTTAGTGTGGAGAGAGGAATGTCCTGGGAAGATGCCACGCATGCTTGGGCGGAACAGAACGGACCAGATGATGGCTTCTATGTACAG atgaggaacaacaagaaaacagcCATACTGGTCAAAGAGGTGAACACCAAGAAGAGGCTGTTCCTGGTGTACAGACCCAACACCGGCAGACAGCTCAAACTGGAGACGTACGCAGACATCAAGAAGAggtttaaaaag GTCTTGTCAGAAGACGCCAAGCAGCACTGGACGGACCAGTACAAGCTGTCAGCAAAGATCTGCTCTCATGCATTCTG GCGGGGTAACTGTAAGAAAGCGGCGGTGGGGCTACCGTGCGAGATCGGTCTCCGGTGTCGGACGTACTACGTCCTGTGCGGCTCGGTGCTCAGCGTGTGGAACGAGCTGGAGGAAGTGCTCACCCCCGTCAGCGGAACCAACGTAAAGGTGCAGATCGTCCGTCTCAGAACAGAAGACGGTCAGAGGATAGTTG gaCTGATCATTCCAGCGAACTGCGTGTCTCCGTTAATTAACAAGCTCTCCACGTCGGACCAGAGCCAGCAGCTGGCTGTGCAGGAGCAACAGAAGAGGCAACAGCTGCACCCCCAAAGTTTCAGTCACGCACCCAACACATAG